In Mus musculus strain C57BL/6J chromosome 14, GRCm38.p6 C57BL/6J, the following are encoded in one genomic region:
- the 4930474N05Rik gene encoding uncharacterized protein LOC218921 yields the protein MFSWCLRTTRGLGLKKENREGHGSVWRHRVHSCLQRLWPFSRKGKTVTKGKQDQNHTDQDLREPRRESPISAEMVVKLVNNLVPSLQEGDHFFVSIFLSTYRSFVTPLQVLGLLFMRYPYFHPHSVEHRQVRSSLCNFLHTWMDKNPEDFCDPSDMLPLTYLKAYLSVHMPHSELFIRVDRLLNELWEEQDKDSHAKNEEDSDLGRHTSSDPELKRCK from the exons atgttctcttggtgtcttagGACTACTAGAGGCTTGGGcctcaagaaagaaaacagagaaggcCATGGAAGTGTCTGGAGGCACAGGGTTCACTCTTGCCTTCAACGCCTGTGGCCATTTTCCAGAAAGGGAAAAACTGTGACCAAGGGTAAGCAAGACCAGAACCACACAGACCAG GATCTGAGGGAGCCACGTAGAGAGTCTCCCATCAGTGCTGAAATGGTTGTTAAGTTGGTGAACAACCTGGTGCCTTCACTGCAGGAAGGAGACCActtctttgtctctatatttctctCCACATACAGAAGCTTTGTTACCCCCCTACAGGTACTGGGCCTGCTGTTCATGAG GTATCCATACTTCCACCCTCATTCTGTTGAGCATAGACAAGTAAGGAGCAGCCTCTGTAACTTCCTGCACACATGGATGGACAAGAACCCTGAGGACTTTTGTGACCCCTCAGACATGTTACCTCTGACATACCTGAAGGCCTATTTGAGTGTGCACATGCCACACTCTGAGCTTTTTATCCGTGTCGATAGGCTTCTGAACGAGTTGTGGGAAGAACAGGACAAGGATTCCCATGCCAAGAATGAGGAAGACTCAGATCTGGGAAGACATACCTCCTCCGATCCAGAACTTAAACGTTGTAAATAG
- the 4930474N05Rik gene encoding uncharacterized protein LOC218921 isoform X1: MFSWCLRTTRGLGLKKENREGHGSVWRHRVHSCLQRLWPFSRKGKTVTKGKQDQNHTDQDLREPRRESPISAEMVVKLVNNLVPSLQEGDHFFVSIFLSTYRSFVTPLQVLGLLFMRLLNELWEEQDKDSHAKNEEDSDLGRHTSSDPELKRCK, encoded by the exons atgttctcttggtgtcttagGACTACTAGAGGCTTGGGcctcaagaaagaaaacagagaaggcCATGGAAGTGTCTGGAGGCACAGGGTTCACTCTTGCCTTCAACGCCTGTGGCCATTTTCCAGAAAGGGAAAAACTGTGACCAAGGGTAAGCAAGACCAGAACCACACAGACCAG GATCTGAGGGAGCCACGTAGAGAGTCTCCCATCAGTGCTGAAATGGTTGTTAAGTTGGTGAACAACCTGGTGCCTTCACTGCAGGAAGGAGACCActtctttgtctctatatttctctCCACATACAGAAGCTTTGTTACCCCCCTACAGGTACTGGGCCTGCTGTTCATGAG GCTTCTGAACGAGTTGTGGGAAGAACAGGACAAGGATTCCCATGCCAAGAATGAGGAAGACTCAGATCTGGGAAGACATACCTCCTCCGATCCAGAACTTAAACGTTGTAAATAG